In Salarias fasciatus chromosome 20, fSalaFa1.1, whole genome shotgun sequence, a single window of DNA contains:
- the tns2a gene encoding tensin-2 isoform X5, with protein MSSGKTSKAGKGEPHAFKEKTFKKKRQCSVCRQNIDNLGSFCRICKTSTHRKCEAKVTSACIPAPSNDLQRRGTAPSRHIQHLGSTKSLTYTKQRNTLPRSFSVDRVMERVMERHYDFDLTYITERIISVFFPPKLEEQRYRVNLKEVAAMLKSKHQDKFLLLNLSERRHDISRLNPKVHDFGWPDLHAPPLDKICAICKAMETWLTSDPQHVVVLHCKGNKGKTGVIIAAYMHYSKISAGADQALSTLAMRKFCEDKVSSSLQPSQNRYIYYFGGLLSGAIKMNSSPLFLHQVLIPSLPNFQGEGGYFPFVKIYQSMQLVYTSGIYDLQGTGGRRLSVTIEPALLLKGDIMVKCYHRRAQTADRDTVFRLQFHTCTIHGSQLWFGKGELDEACTDERFPSDATVEFVFSSGPEKIKGREYQKNDPAVTVDYNTADPVVRWDSYENFNQRYQDSLEDIAHTRGPLDGSLYAQIKKRRGPSSGSFTSTNGSSPGGGLAEDRPDHLYPQGSDSALSAHSLHLTPSSIHHDRQEEPVRPPPPTRQEREELERLLGGIEGNPDGERETAILDDGDSLPSERTGTLRLSRSCSCRDGYRSQRCAEPGCDRTLLMPNGYCLDRAPGTNGHHGAAPAANPSPAAPPSHMDLCQHYSPHPHQSLPPPDLVWDRQSGPPHYLHRSCSETPPSRHVCPYPSPDIAPHPHGHPLHHPLSAPGRLCCRDDDYPPYHHPHGHHHPHPHHAKPAASPTYHDIMVMDGLPPPACPCRDCSLRREDSAPYHSLRLDRVDSYHWDREAELQQREAGLRRAREAELHWERDPGPRRGRELSLHWERDREAELQWERDREAEYWHRRATVASYGPPDHGLPAFTFDPLPSGHPAYPEASRSHAHSHLDLKYSSSSSGYQTPRQVCPCSPYQPSPSESRGYASGYQSESTSPLPPASSMTGPCSHGNGHHHHHPDSQQSYSSDSHTDGLRSSGESVGWRDHITQGSFKRPHRDAHAACSTPSDMSGPPTPVHTSSPLRTQESPGPGGREYDIRTTDIIDCDGETCPPQDGHPPEGKSLQEPVESPGSRTEPPAAKDAAVPPEAPHLCAAPTPASPSTPRQHHCSPDAPAERHCQAPPPPAALDPPPQPHSPAASPSDAPAAPQPEPHPQGPALPQVNGAPPSRDPHLDEPKPSGASTSEPPPSSPQPAASSTDGSPLSETPVPGFATLGRRLMLGGAEPHHPNHPLQHGPPLHYQPAGEHGGAPDLSRRHCYPAHAPQLHSGPHSNYSTISIPLPHPQPPLPEKRHPPNHLGSPGDGARPAPQPAGTVQHQHHVTFSPTVGEIAPPGGQSDEASSLEAETATRVSVKFVQDSSRFWYKPGISREQAIAALKERDPGAFLIRDSNSFQGAYGLALKVATPPPNVNNHSSKVSDPLEQLVRHFLIETGPRGVKIKGCQNEPYFGSLSALVYQHSITPISLPCALRIPEKDLIGEVHEVQPVSNISTAADLLKQGAACNVLYLNSVETESLTGPQAIAKATDATLGRSPRPSATVVQFKVTSQGITLTDSQRRVFFRRHYPVNSVTFSSIDPKDRRWTNSDNTAVKVFGFVAKKPGSVAENVCHLFAELDPEQPAIAIVNFINKVMLSQRR; from the exons gGATCCACCAAGTCTTTGACCTACACCAAGCAGAGGAACACGTTGCCAAG GAGCTTCAGCGTGGACCGCGTGATGGAGCGAGTGATGGAGCGCCACTACGACTTCGACCTGACCTACATCACCGAGAGGATCATCTCCGTCTTCTTCCCCCcgaagctggaggagcagcgctACCGGGTCAACCTGAAGGAGGTGGCCGCCATGCTCAAGTCCAAGCACCAGGACAAGTTTCTG CTCCTGAATCTCTCTGAGCGGCGCCACGATATCTCCCGGCTCAACCCGAAG GTCCACGACTTCGGCTGGCCCGACCTCCACGCCCCGCCGCTGGATAAGATCTGCGCCATATGCAAGGCCATGGAGACCTGGCTGACCTCGGACCCGCAGCACGTGGTGGTCCTGCACTGCaag GGCAATAAAGGCAAAACAGGCGTGATTATTGCAGCGTACATGCACTACAGCAAGATCTCTGCAGG GGCGGACCAGGCTCTCAGTACTCTGGCCATGAGGAAGTTCTGTGAAGATAAGGTGTCCTCTTCCCTGCAGCCGTCCCAGAACAG gtaTATCTATTACTTCGGGGGCCTTCTGTCCGGGGCCATCAAGATGAACAGCAgccctctcttcctccaccaggTTCTCATCCCGTCACTCCCTAACTTCCAGGGAGAAGGAG GTTACTTCCCCTTCGTGAAGATCTACCAGTCCATGCAGCTGGTCTACACTTCAGGCATCTA TGACCTTCAAGGAACCGGCGGCAGACGCCTGAGCGTGACCATCGAGCCGGCCCTGCTGCTGAAGGGAGACATCATG GTCAAGTGCTACCACAGACGGGCTCAGACGGCAGACAGGGACACCGTGTTCAGACTGCAGTTCCACACCTGCACCATCCACGGGTCCCAGCTGTGGTTCGGCAAAGGCGAGCTGGACGAGGCCTGCACCG ACGAGCGTTTTCCATCTGATGCCACCGTGGAGTTCGTCTTCTCCTCCGGACCCGAGAAGATCAAAG GCCGTGAATACCAGAAGAACGACCCAGCGGTGACCGTGGACTACAACACGGCGGATCCAGTGGTCCGCTGGGATTCCTACGAGAACTTTAACCAGCGCTACCAGGACAGCCTGGAAG ACATCGCCCACACCAGGGGGCCTCTGGACGGGAGTCTCTACGCTCAGATCAAGAAGCGCCGGGGTCCCAGTTCCGGTTCCTTCACCTCCACCAACGGCAGCAGCCCGGGGGGGGGCCTGGCCGAAGACCGGCCCGACCACCTGTACCCTCAGggctctgactccgccctctccGCCCACTCCCTCCATTTGACCCCGTCGTCCATCCACCACGACCGCCAGGAAGAGCCCGTCcgtcccccgccccccacccggcaggagagggaggaactgGAGCGCCTCCTCGGGGGAATCGAGGGGAACCCGGACGGAGAGCGGGAGACCGCCATTCTGGACGACGGGGACTCTCTCCCGTCGGAGCGGACCGGGACGCTGAGGCTGAGTCGGTCCTGCTCCTGCCGGGACGGCTACCGGTCCCAGCGCTGCGCCGAGCCGGGCTGCGACCGCACCCTCCTGATGCCCAACGGCTACTGCCTGGACCGCGCCCCCGGCACCAACGGCCACCacggggcggcgccggcggccaACCCCAGCCCCGCCGCCCCTCCGTCGCACATGGATCTCTGCCAGCACTacagcccccacccccaccagtCGCTGCCTCCCCCGGACCTGGTGTGGGACCGGCAGAGCGGCCCCCCGCACTACCTGCACCGGTCCTGCTCCGAGACGCCGCCGTCCCGGCACGTCTGTCCGTACCCGTCGCCCGACATCGCCCCTCACCCCCACGGCCACCCGCTGCACCACCCGCTGTCCGCCCCGGGCCGCCTCTGCTGCCGAGACGACGACTACCCGCCGTACCACCACCCGCAcggccaccaccacccccacccgcaCCACGCCAAGCCCGCCGCCAGCCCCACCTACCACGACATCATGGTGATGGACGGCCTCCCGCCGCCGGCCTGTCCCTGCAGGGACTGCAGCCTGCGGAGGGAGGACTCCGCCCCCTACCACAGCCTGAGGCTGGATCGCGTCGACAGCTACCACTGGGACCgggaggcggagcttcagcaGAGAGAGGCGGGGCTCCGGAGGGCCAGGGAGGCGGAGCTGCACTGGGAGCGGGACCCGGGTCCGAGGCGGGGCCGGGAGCTGTCCCTGCACTGGGAGCGGGACAGGGAGGCCGAGCTGCAGTGGGAGCGAGACAGAGAGGCGGAGTATTGGCACAGGAGAGCCACGGTGGCGTCCTACGGCCCTCCGGACCACGGCCTTCCGGCTTTCACCTTTGACCCCTTGCCGTCGGGTCACCCGGCTTACCCGGAGGCCTCCAGGTCGCACGCCCACTCCCACCTGGACCTGaagtacagcagcagcagcagcggctacCAGACGCCGCGCCAGGTCTGCCCCTGCTCGCCCTACCAGCCCTCGCCGTCCGAGAGCCGGGGCTACGCCTCGGGCTACCAGTCCGAGTCCACGTCCCCCCTGCCCCCAGCGTCCTCCATGACGGGGCCCTGTAGCCACGGCAacggccaccaccaccaccatccagACTCCCAGCAGTCGTACAGCTCTGACTCACACACCG ACGGCCTCCGCAGCTCCGGCGAGAGCGTGGGCTGGAGGGATCACATTACCCAGGGTTCCTTCAAGAGGCCCCACAGAGACGCTCACGCCGCATGCTCCACGCCGTCCGACATGTCCGGACCGCCCACCCCCGTGCACACCAGCAGCCCCCTGCGCACACAGGAGAG cccCGGCCCAGGAGGAAGGGAATACGACATCCGGACGACAGACATCATCGACTGTGACGGCGAGACGTGTCCTCCTCAGGACGGACACCCCCCTGAGGGTAAGAGCCTCCAGGAGCCTGTGGAGAGCCCGGGCAGCAGGACTGAGCCGCCGGCTGCCAAAGACGCCGCCGtcccgccggaggccccccacCTCTGCGCCGCGCCGACACCCGCTTCCCCCAGCACTCCCCGGCAGCATCACTGTAGCCCAGATGCCCCCGCCGAGAGGCACTgccaggctccgcctcctcccgccGCCCTGGATCCGCCCCCCCAGCCTCACTCCCCCGCCGCCAGTCCTTCAGACGCCCCCGCCGCGCCTCAGCCGGAACCGCACCCTCAAGGACCGGCTTTGCCGCAGGTCAACggagctccacccagcagagaCCCCCACCTGGACGAACCCAAACCCAGCGGCGCCTCTACCTCCGAACCCCCGCCATCGTCCCCGCAGCCTGCGGCCAGCAGCACGGACGGCTCCCCCCTCTCGGAAACCCCGGTTCCCGGCTTCGCCACCCTGGGCAGGAGGCTGATGCTGGGCGGGGCGGAACCCCACCACCCCAACCACCCGCTGCAGCACGGACCCCCGCTCCACTACCAGCCCGCCGGCGAGCACGGGGGGGCCCCGGACCTCAGCAGGAGGCACTGCTACCCCGCCCACGCTCCGCAGCTGCACTCCGGCCCCCACTCAAACtactccaccatctccatcccGCTGCCCCACCCTCAGCCGCCGCTGCCCGAGAAGCGGCACCCGCCCAACCACTTGGGTTCCCCCGGGGACGGGGCGAGGCCCGCCCCGCAGCCCGCCGGCACcgtccagcaccagcaccacGTCACGTTCTCCCCCACCGTGGGGGAAATAGCACCACCCGGTGGCCAGAGCGATGAAGCGTCGTCTCTGGAGGCAGAAACTGCCACCAGGGTCAGCGTCAAGTTCGTCcaggacagctccaggttcTGGTACAAGCCCGGCATCTCCAGGGAGCAAG CCATCGCAGCTCTGAAGGAGCGAGATCCGGGAGCCTTCCTGATCAGAGACAGCAACTCCTTCCAGGGCGCCTACGGCCTGGCCCTGAAAGTGGCCACGCCTCCTCCTAACGTCAACAACCACAGCAGCAAAG TGAGCGACCCTCTGGAGCAGCTGGTCCGGCACTTCCTCATAGAGACCGGCCCCCGAGGAGTCAAGATTAAAGGGTGTCAGAATGAGCCTTACTTCG GGAGCCTCTCTGCGCTGGTCTACCAGCACTCCATCACCCCCATCTCTCTGCCCTGCGCTCTGAGAATCCCAGAGAAAG aTCTCATCGGGGAGGTGCATGAGGTGCAGCCGGTCAGTAACATCAGCACAGCTGCAGACCTCCTGAAGCAAGGGGCAG CCTGTAACGTCCTCTACCTGAATTCGGTGGAGACCGAGTCCTTAACCGGTCCACAGGCCATCGCCAAGGCCACGGACGCCACGTTGGGCCGCAGCCCTCGACCGTCCGCCACCGTGGTCCAGTTCAAGGTGACGTCGCAGGGCATCACCCTGACCGACAGCCAGCGCAG GGTCTTCTTCAGGCGACACTACCCCGTCAACAGCGTGACCTTCAGCAGCATCGATCCAAAGGACAGGAG GTGGACTAACTCAGACAACACCGCTGTTAA GGTTTTCGGTTTTGTGGCCAAGAAACCCGGCAGCGTGGCGGAGAACGTGTGCCACCTGTTTGCTGAGTTGGACCCCGAGCAGCCCGCCATCGCCATCGTCAATTTCATCAACAAGGTGATGCTGTCCCAGCGCCGGTAG
- the tns2a gene encoding tensin-2 isoform X1 codes for MGCVLSSDWCGEGEVLPVPVVQSSSLKRRSLERRESGRMRLTKAGKGEPHAFKEKTFKKKRQCSVCRQNIDNLGSFCRICKTSTHRKCEAKVTSACIPAPSNDLQRRGTAPSRHIQHLGSTKSLTYTKQRNTLPRSFSVDRVMERVMERHYDFDLTYITERIISVFFPPKLEEQRYRVNLKEVAAMLKSKHQDKFLLLNLSERRHDISRLNPKVHDFGWPDLHAPPLDKICAICKAMETWLTSDPQHVVVLHCKGNKGKTGVIIAAYMHYSKISAGADQALSTLAMRKFCEDKVSSSLQPSQNRYIYYFGGLLSGAIKMNSSPLFLHQVLIPSLPNFQGEGGYFPFVKIYQSMQLVYTSGIYDLQGTGGRRLSVTIEPALLLKGDIMVKCYHRRAQTADRDTVFRLQFHTCTIHGSQLWFGKGELDEACTDERFPSDATVEFVFSSGPEKIKGREYQKNDPAVTVDYNTADPVVRWDSYENFNQRYQDSLEDIAHTRGPLDGSLYAQIKKRRGPSSGSFTSTNGSSPGGGLAEDRPDHLYPQGSDSALSAHSLHLTPSSIHHDRQEEPVRPPPPTRQEREELERLLGGIEGNPDGERETAILDDGDSLPSERTGTLRLSRSCSCRDGYRSQRCAEPGCDRTLLMPNGYCLDRAPGTNGHHGAAPAANPSPAAPPSHMDLCQHYSPHPHQSLPPPDLVWDRQSGPPHYLHRSCSETPPSRHVCPYPSPDIAPHPHGHPLHHPLSAPGRLCCRDDDYPPYHHPHGHHHPHPHHAKPAASPTYHDIMVMDGLPPPACPCRDCSLRREDSAPYHSLRLDRVDSYHWDREAELQQREAGLRRAREAELHWERDPGPRRGRELSLHWERDREAELQWERDREAEYWHRRATVASYGPPDHGLPAFTFDPLPSGHPAYPEASRSHAHSHLDLKYSSSSSGYQTPRQVCPCSPYQPSPSESRGYASGYQSESTSPLPPASSMTGPCSHGNGHHHHHPDSQQSYSSDSHTDGLRSSGESVGWRDHITQGSFKRPHRDAHAACSTPSDMSGPPTPVHTSSPLRTQESPGPGGREYDIRTTDIIDCDGETCPPQDGHPPEGKSLQEPVESPGSRTEPPAAKDAAVPPEAPHLCAAPTPASPSTPRQHHCSPDAPAERHCQAPPPPAALDPPPQPHSPAASPSDAPAAPQPEPHPQGPALPQVNGAPPSRDPHLDEPKPSGASTSEPPPSSPQPAASSTDGSPLSETPVPGFATLGRRLMLGGAEPHHPNHPLQHGPPLHYQPAGEHGGAPDLSRRHCYPAHAPQLHSGPHSNYSTISIPLPHPQPPLPEKRHPPNHLGSPGDGARPAPQPAGTVQHQHHVTFSPTVGEIAPPGGQSDEASSLEAETATRVSVKFVQDSSRFWYKPGISREQAIAALKERDPGAFLIRDSNSFQGAYGLALKVATPPPNVNNHSSKVSDPLEQLVRHFLIETGPRGVKIKGCQNEPYFGSLSALVYQHSITPISLPCALRIPEKDLIGEVHEVQPVSNISTAADLLKQGAACNVLYLNSVETESLTGPQAIAKATDATLGRSPRPSATVVQFKVTSQGITLTDSQRRVFFRRHYPVNSVTFSSIDPKDRRWTNSDNTAVKVFGFVAKKPGSVAENVCHLFAELDPEQPAIAIVNFINKVMLSQRR; via the exons gGATCCACCAAGTCTTTGACCTACACCAAGCAGAGGAACACGTTGCCAAG GAGCTTCAGCGTGGACCGCGTGATGGAGCGAGTGATGGAGCGCCACTACGACTTCGACCTGACCTACATCACCGAGAGGATCATCTCCGTCTTCTTCCCCCcgaagctggaggagcagcgctACCGGGTCAACCTGAAGGAGGTGGCCGCCATGCTCAAGTCCAAGCACCAGGACAAGTTTCTG CTCCTGAATCTCTCTGAGCGGCGCCACGATATCTCCCGGCTCAACCCGAAG GTCCACGACTTCGGCTGGCCCGACCTCCACGCCCCGCCGCTGGATAAGATCTGCGCCATATGCAAGGCCATGGAGACCTGGCTGACCTCGGACCCGCAGCACGTGGTGGTCCTGCACTGCaag GGCAATAAAGGCAAAACAGGCGTGATTATTGCAGCGTACATGCACTACAGCAAGATCTCTGCAGG GGCGGACCAGGCTCTCAGTACTCTGGCCATGAGGAAGTTCTGTGAAGATAAGGTGTCCTCTTCCCTGCAGCCGTCCCAGAACAG gtaTATCTATTACTTCGGGGGCCTTCTGTCCGGGGCCATCAAGATGAACAGCAgccctctcttcctccaccaggTTCTCATCCCGTCACTCCCTAACTTCCAGGGAGAAGGAG GTTACTTCCCCTTCGTGAAGATCTACCAGTCCATGCAGCTGGTCTACACTTCAGGCATCTA TGACCTTCAAGGAACCGGCGGCAGACGCCTGAGCGTGACCATCGAGCCGGCCCTGCTGCTGAAGGGAGACATCATG GTCAAGTGCTACCACAGACGGGCTCAGACGGCAGACAGGGACACCGTGTTCAGACTGCAGTTCCACACCTGCACCATCCACGGGTCCCAGCTGTGGTTCGGCAAAGGCGAGCTGGACGAGGCCTGCACCG ACGAGCGTTTTCCATCTGATGCCACCGTGGAGTTCGTCTTCTCCTCCGGACCCGAGAAGATCAAAG GCCGTGAATACCAGAAGAACGACCCAGCGGTGACCGTGGACTACAACACGGCGGATCCAGTGGTCCGCTGGGATTCCTACGAGAACTTTAACCAGCGCTACCAGGACAGCCTGGAAG ACATCGCCCACACCAGGGGGCCTCTGGACGGGAGTCTCTACGCTCAGATCAAGAAGCGCCGGGGTCCCAGTTCCGGTTCCTTCACCTCCACCAACGGCAGCAGCCCGGGGGGGGGCCTGGCCGAAGACCGGCCCGACCACCTGTACCCTCAGggctctgactccgccctctccGCCCACTCCCTCCATTTGACCCCGTCGTCCATCCACCACGACCGCCAGGAAGAGCCCGTCcgtcccccgccccccacccggcaggagagggaggaactgGAGCGCCTCCTCGGGGGAATCGAGGGGAACCCGGACGGAGAGCGGGAGACCGCCATTCTGGACGACGGGGACTCTCTCCCGTCGGAGCGGACCGGGACGCTGAGGCTGAGTCGGTCCTGCTCCTGCCGGGACGGCTACCGGTCCCAGCGCTGCGCCGAGCCGGGCTGCGACCGCACCCTCCTGATGCCCAACGGCTACTGCCTGGACCGCGCCCCCGGCACCAACGGCCACCacggggcggcgccggcggccaACCCCAGCCCCGCCGCCCCTCCGTCGCACATGGATCTCTGCCAGCACTacagcccccacccccaccagtCGCTGCCTCCCCCGGACCTGGTGTGGGACCGGCAGAGCGGCCCCCCGCACTACCTGCACCGGTCCTGCTCCGAGACGCCGCCGTCCCGGCACGTCTGTCCGTACCCGTCGCCCGACATCGCCCCTCACCCCCACGGCCACCCGCTGCACCACCCGCTGTCCGCCCCGGGCCGCCTCTGCTGCCGAGACGACGACTACCCGCCGTACCACCACCCGCAcggccaccaccacccccacccgcaCCACGCCAAGCCCGCCGCCAGCCCCACCTACCACGACATCATGGTGATGGACGGCCTCCCGCCGCCGGCCTGTCCCTGCAGGGACTGCAGCCTGCGGAGGGAGGACTCCGCCCCCTACCACAGCCTGAGGCTGGATCGCGTCGACAGCTACCACTGGGACCgggaggcggagcttcagcaGAGAGAGGCGGGGCTCCGGAGGGCCAGGGAGGCGGAGCTGCACTGGGAGCGGGACCCGGGTCCGAGGCGGGGCCGGGAGCTGTCCCTGCACTGGGAGCGGGACAGGGAGGCCGAGCTGCAGTGGGAGCGAGACAGAGAGGCGGAGTATTGGCACAGGAGAGCCACGGTGGCGTCCTACGGCCCTCCGGACCACGGCCTTCCGGCTTTCACCTTTGACCCCTTGCCGTCGGGTCACCCGGCTTACCCGGAGGCCTCCAGGTCGCACGCCCACTCCCACCTGGACCTGaagtacagcagcagcagcagcggctacCAGACGCCGCGCCAGGTCTGCCCCTGCTCGCCCTACCAGCCCTCGCCGTCCGAGAGCCGGGGCTACGCCTCGGGCTACCAGTCCGAGTCCACGTCCCCCCTGCCCCCAGCGTCCTCCATGACGGGGCCCTGTAGCCACGGCAacggccaccaccaccaccatccagACTCCCAGCAGTCGTACAGCTCTGACTCACACACCG ACGGCCTCCGCAGCTCCGGCGAGAGCGTGGGCTGGAGGGATCACATTACCCAGGGTTCCTTCAAGAGGCCCCACAGAGACGCTCACGCCGCATGCTCCACGCCGTCCGACATGTCCGGACCGCCCACCCCCGTGCACACCAGCAGCCCCCTGCGCACACAGGAGAG cccCGGCCCAGGAGGAAGGGAATACGACATCCGGACGACAGACATCATCGACTGTGACGGCGAGACGTGTCCTCCTCAGGACGGACACCCCCCTGAGGGTAAGAGCCTCCAGGAGCCTGTGGAGAGCCCGGGCAGCAGGACTGAGCCGCCGGCTGCCAAAGACGCCGCCGtcccgccggaggccccccacCTCTGCGCCGCGCCGACACCCGCTTCCCCCAGCACTCCCCGGCAGCATCACTGTAGCCCAGATGCCCCCGCCGAGAGGCACTgccaggctccgcctcctcccgccGCCCTGGATCCGCCCCCCCAGCCTCACTCCCCCGCCGCCAGTCCTTCAGACGCCCCCGCCGCGCCTCAGCCGGAACCGCACCCTCAAGGACCGGCTTTGCCGCAGGTCAACggagctccacccagcagagaCCCCCACCTGGACGAACCCAAACCCAGCGGCGCCTCTACCTCCGAACCCCCGCCATCGTCCCCGCAGCCTGCGGCCAGCAGCACGGACGGCTCCCCCCTCTCGGAAACCCCGGTTCCCGGCTTCGCCACCCTGGGCAGGAGGCTGATGCTGGGCGGGGCGGAACCCCACCACCCCAACCACCCGCTGCAGCACGGACCCCCGCTCCACTACCAGCCCGCCGGCGAGCACGGGGGGGCCCCGGACCTCAGCAGGAGGCACTGCTACCCCGCCCACGCTCCGCAGCTGCACTCCGGCCCCCACTCAAACtactccaccatctccatcccGCTGCCCCACCCTCAGCCGCCGCTGCCCGAGAAGCGGCACCCGCCCAACCACTTGGGTTCCCCCGGGGACGGGGCGAGGCCCGCCCCGCAGCCCGCCGGCACcgtccagcaccagcaccacGTCACGTTCTCCCCCACCGTGGGGGAAATAGCACCACCCGGTGGCCAGAGCGATGAAGCGTCGTCTCTGGAGGCAGAAACTGCCACCAGGGTCAGCGTCAAGTTCGTCcaggacagctccaggttcTGGTACAAGCCCGGCATCTCCAGGGAGCAAG CCATCGCAGCTCTGAAGGAGCGAGATCCGGGAGCCTTCCTGATCAGAGACAGCAACTCCTTCCAGGGCGCCTACGGCCTGGCCCTGAAAGTGGCCACGCCTCCTCCTAACGTCAACAACCACAGCAGCAAAG TGAGCGACCCTCTGGAGCAGCTGGTCCGGCACTTCCTCATAGAGACCGGCCCCCGAGGAGTCAAGATTAAAGGGTGTCAGAATGAGCCTTACTTCG GGAGCCTCTCTGCGCTGGTCTACCAGCACTCCATCACCCCCATCTCTCTGCCCTGCGCTCTGAGAATCCCAGAGAAAG aTCTCATCGGGGAGGTGCATGAGGTGCAGCCGGTCAGTAACATCAGCACAGCTGCAGACCTCCTGAAGCAAGGGGCAG CCTGTAACGTCCTCTACCTGAATTCGGTGGAGACCGAGTCCTTAACCGGTCCACAGGCCATCGCCAAGGCCACGGACGCCACGTTGGGCCGCAGCCCTCGACCGTCCGCCACCGTGGTCCAGTTCAAGGTGACGTCGCAGGGCATCACCCTGACCGACAGCCAGCGCAG GGTCTTCTTCAGGCGACACTACCCCGTCAACAGCGTGACCTTCAGCAGCATCGATCCAAAGGACAGGAG GTGGACTAACTCAGACAACACCGCTGTTAA GGTTTTCGGTTTTGTGGCCAAGAAACCCGGCAGCGTGGCGGAGAACGTGTGCCACCTGTTTGCTGAGTTGGACCCCGAGCAGCCCGCCATCGCCATCGTCAATTTCATCAACAAGGTGATGCTGTCCCAGCGCCGGTAG